One Anastrepha obliqua isolate idAnaObli1 chromosome 6, idAnaObli1_1.0, whole genome shotgun sequence DNA window includes the following coding sequences:
- the LOC129250243 gene encoding uncharacterized protein LOC129250243 — translation MHVFNSRGVSIQARALLDSGSQLHFITEKLAQHLRVTRKGVDIDVSGIGQRRAKAQHLCCITIKSLTEEYSATIDAILIPSITSCQPSRRIDQSTISIPDTISIADPTFNIPGQIDILIGAGLFFEILSKGQIRLNGPVRQNTKFGWVVAGAIPAHVTSAADPSPPYKAFTSVTSESILDKLLERFWAIEKIPASSSSILSSDELECESHFSSTTHRCPVTNKFIVRLPFREEPHYLGGSEETAGKRMFSLESKLNQNSNLRRDYNEFMEEHINMKHMIPVNLEYSPRNRLNYIPHHGVTKLDSSTTKLRVVFDASCKTSNGYCLNDMLRVGLQLQDTIFTILTRSRRHKYVIMADSAKMYRQIWVDERDTQWQCIFWRPTSQQPLTTYQLQTVTYGTSCAPYLAVKCLQQLAIDEAKTYPIGSKVTLSDFHVDNLISGAASIGEVIEIKNQTINLLKCAGFPLRKFASNASEIVADILPEDKEETIRFHDTEFVKTLGLKWSPVEDCFLLHLVADNCVKTTKRSILSKLSSFFDPIGLLNPLIVTCKILMQQLWKLKLPWDDEVPSGIKVHWEVFNKQLPLLQTLKIPRYANIDIDTKLHAFADASTKAYGACVYAAWSDAYDEHSSLLCAKSRVTPTKEITLPRLELWAALMAAELMPAVNNILNLPGAKVYCWSDSTIALAWIAGEQSRWNVFVANRVAKIQQLTKTFSWNHVPTDQNPADIVSRGACASELLQNMYTLVARARIYPTEL, via the coding sequence ATGCATGTTTTTAATTCTCGGGGAGTGAGCATCCAAGCTCGCGCTTTGCTAGATTCCGGATCTCAACTGCATTTCATCACGGAGAAATTGGCACAACATTTAAGAGTAACTCGAAAGGGCGTAGATATTGACGTCAGTGGAATAGGTCAAAGGAGAGCAAAGGCACAACATTTGTGTTGCATAACGATTAAATCTCTAACCGAAGAGTATAGTGCTACCATTGATGCAATACTCATACCATCCATTACGTCATGTCAACCTAGTCGTCGCATCGATCAGTCAACCATTTCGATTCCAGATACCATTTCCATCGCTGATCCGACATTCAACATACCAGGACAGATTGACATACTCATTGGAGCAGGATTATTTTTTGAGATACTTAGTAAGGGCCAAATACGGCTCAATGGTCCAGTAAgacaaaataccaaatttggttgggTGGTTGCAGGTGCAATTCCTGCGCACGTAACATCAGCAGCTGATCCATCACCTCCATACAAAGCATTCACATCAGTCACATCAGAGTCCATTTTAGATAAGCTCCTGGAAAGGTTTTGGGCGATCGAAAAGATTCCAGCATCGTCATCGTCGATTCTATCATCGGATGAGCTCGAATGTGAATCCCATTTCAGTTCTACTACTCACAGGTGTCCCGTTACCAACAAGTTCATTGTTCGCCTTCCATTTCGGGAAGAACCGCATTACCTGGGTGGTTCAGAAGAAACCGCAGGCAAAAGAATGTTTTCGTTAGAATCCAAACTGAATCAAAACTCAAACCTTCGTAGAGATTACAATGAATTCATGGAAGAACATATCAATATGAAGCATATGATTCCAGTTAATTTAGAATATTCACCAAGAAATCGCCTAAACTATATTCCCCACCACGGGGTTACAAAACTTGATAGCTCGACTACTAAGCTGCGGGTAGTCTTTGACGCCTCCTGCAAAACCTCAAATGGATATTGCCTAAACGATATGTTGAGAGTTGGTCTCCAGCTACAAGATACGATATTCACAATTTTGACCCGTTCCAGAAGACACAAATATGTCATTATGGCTGACAGTGCCAAAATGTATAGGCAAATCTGGGTCGACGAACGAGATACCCAATGGCAATGCATTTTCTGGCGCCCTACCTCTCAACAACCACTTACCACATATCAGCTACAAACAGTTACTTATGGTACTAGTTGCGCACCGTACCTTGCTGTAAAATGCCTTCAACAGCTGGCAATTGATGAAGCGAAAACTTACCCAATCGGATCAAAGGTAACACTAAGCGATTTCCATGTAGACAATTTAATAAGTGGCGCAGCTAGTATTGGCGAGGTCatcgaaatcaaaaatcaaaccataaACTTACTGAAGTGCGCGGGGTTTCCTTTACGAAAATTTGCATCGAACGCATCCGAAATTGTTGCCGATATTTTACCGGAAGACAAAGAAGAGACAATTCGTTTCCATGACACTGAGTTTGTAAAAACGTTAGGGTTAAAATGGTCACCAGTTGAGGATTGCTTTCTATTGCATTTGGTAGCGGATAATTGCGTTAAAACTACAAAGCGTTCAATTCTATCAAAATTGTCAAGTTTTTTTGATCCGATAGGTCTCCTCAATCCTTTGATTGTAACATGCAAAATTTTGATGCAACAACTGTGGAAGCTGAAGTTGCCATGGGATGATGAAGTCCCGTCCGGGATTAAGGTTCATTGGGAGGTATTCAATAAACAATTACCGCTTttacaaacattaaaaataccCAGGTATGCTAATATTGATATCGATACTAAACTTCACGCATTTGCAGATGCAAGCACTAAAGCATATGGagcatgtgtgtatgcagcATGGAGTGATGCATATGATGAGCATTCGTCCTTACTCTGTGCTAAATCTCGAGTGACACCAACGAAAGAGATTACATTACCTAGGCTAGAACTTTGGGCAGCCCTAATGGCCGCAGAACTGATGCCAGCAGTTAACAACATACTCAATCTTCCTGGCGCAAAAGTATACTGCTGGTCAGATAGCACAATTGCGCTTGCTTGGATAGCAGGTGAACAGTCGAGATGGAACGTTTTCGTGGCCAACAGGGTAGCAAAAATACAGCAATTAACGAAAACCTTTTCCTGGAATCACGTACCAACAGACCAAAATCCCGCTGATATTGTATCACGTGGAGCATGTGCCAGCGAACTTTTACAAAATATGTACACTTTGGTGGCACGGGCCAGAATTTATCCAACAGAGCTGTGA